The following are encoded in a window of Nilaparvata lugens isolate BPH chromosome 13, ASM1435652v1, whole genome shotgun sequence genomic DNA:
- the LOC111050574 gene encoding uncharacterized protein LOC111050574: MSSTYDIEDDVKPEIPTPRSYLAVEKDVFRKIIYEISLLTPRITCEHHMKNIYQWTDKLVVHPANFEDAVIRIEYARYLLYQMKRGYLQTPFLEPPPCGKLPQLDKFLDKTSGKCETGRMIEKVKLPLHMGGFDGLKKPVFAKDKLSKTLIDPNKYR, translated from the exons atgagttcAACCTACGATATAGAGGACGATGTGAAACCAGAAATTCCAACACCCAGAAGCTATTTAGCGGTTGAGAAAGAtgttttcaggaaaattatCTACGAAATCAGTCTGTTGACTCCTCGTATAACTTGTGAACATCATATGAAAAATATCTACCAATGGACGGATAAACTTGTTGTACACCCCGCTAATTTTGAAGATGCGGTTATAAGAATCGAATATGCGAG GTATCTTTTGTATCAAATGAAAAGAGGCTACCTTCAGACGCCATTCTTGGAGCCTCCACCCTGTGGAAAACTCCCCCAGCTTGACAAATTCCTTGATAAAACATCAGGCAAATGCGAAACTGGAAGAATGATTGAGAAAGTGAAGCTACCTTTGCATATGGGCGGATTTGATGGCTTGAAAAAACCTGTATTTGCCAAAGATAAGTTATCGAAAACGTTGATTGATCCTAATAAATATAGATGA